From Diadema setosum chromosome 5, eeDiaSeto1, whole genome shotgun sequence, the proteins below share one genomic window:
- the LOC140228382 gene encoding uncharacterized protein — MDIMTELCLVVCCLLLGMKSVSSPYLYMRPHNVNGTVGGEVRLNCTVDIDSDYGDGGTPHRAVRWFRGIDHQELGPGASHTNPRISTTPHIRYNWVNNEKEIVSELIIKNLMKEDATNYTCCKADYQSCSDRNRRIHHQAYVNLLPASEDTKITTTTTTTTSRPRTRTAASPSPAEIKYNDISNEALKGTDTTGKANRLDIMLSLILASAVVALLW, encoded by the exons ATGGACATAATGACGGAGTTATGTTTGGTGGTCTGCTGTCTTCTTCTTGGGATGAAGTCAG ttt CATCCCCCTATCTTTATATGCGACCTCATAACGTTAATGGTACGGTGGGGGGAGAAGTTAGGCTGAACTGTACCGTTGACATAGACAGTGACTACGGAGATGGGGGTACGCCACACAGGGCCGTTCGATGGTTTCGCGGCATAGACCACCAAGAACTGGGTCCTGGTGCCTCGCATACCAACCCAAGAATCTCTACGACTCCGCATATCCGTTATAATTGGGTCAACAACGAG AAAGAGATCGTATCGGAGCTGATTATCAAGAACTTGATGAAGGAGGACGCTACCAACTACACGTGTTGTAAAGCGGACTACCAGTCTTGCTCAGACCGTAATCGTCGCATTCATCATCAAGCTTACGTAAACTTGCTGCCTGCCTCTG aAGACACAAAGatcactaccactaccaccaccaccacttcaAGACCCAGAACTCGTACAGCAG CGTCTCCAAGCCCAGCGGAAATAAAATATAATGACATCAGTAATGAAGCATTGAAGGGCACGGACACGACAGGCAAAGCAAACAGACTGGACATAATGCTCAGTCTCATACTGGCATCAGCAGTGGTTGCCCTGCTCTGGTAA